From the genome of SAR202 cluster bacterium:
TGACCAGGACGGTATCGCCCTTGAGGACGACGGCCCGGGCGGAGGTCACCAGCTCCTTCGGGGCGGCTCGGCCGTCAGGTACGAAGCGACGGCGAGGTGTATCGTCCCTTTGCCCCATATCGACGTGTGCGTGGAAATGTGGCGCTGGCGCTGGAAAAAGAGATTGAGGGAGGTCTGGGTCGCCATAGAATGCGCCTCCTTGCCGCCGGTCGAAGTCTGACCGGCAGCACCTATCCTGGGCCAATAGCGGCGGCTCGCCCTATTTCTTTATCGACATCAGAGAGATCATGTACCCTGAAGCCTCCTTGGACTCTTTCTTGTTGCCCATTCGGGTTGGGGCGGGGACCATGCGGATGTTGCGGTTGGGCAGCGGCAGGCGCACAGGCACATGGCCCAGGCGCGCGGACTCCCGAAAGGCGATGGCGAGCTCCAGGGCCTTGCGGCCGTTGTCGCCGTTCGCGCGCGGCTCGATGCCCTTGTCCAGCGCCTCAACCAGCGATGCCGCCGTGTCGTTGTTGCGCGGGAAGTAGCGCCAGCCCTCGGCGTCGTAGGTGCCGCGATTCTCGTAGAGGCCGATCGTGGGCAGGACGCCCTCGACGGGCTCCACGTAGTTGCCGGACCTCCTGTGCGCCCCTTCCTTCGTCTTCCACAGGTAGGCGCGCTGGCCATCGGCGTAGAACGTGCCCTTCGTGCACAGCACCTCGTAGCCGTACTTGGCGGTGGACTCCTTCGTGAAGAAGGCCTCGACGCCGTTCACGAAGCGGACGATGCCTGAGCCGCCCATATCCAGCTCGGTGTTTGGGTCTCCGTTTACCCAGCCGATCGCCCACGCGGCGTCGACATCACCCGCGAATAGCCTGGCGAGGCTGAACTGCTGGATGCCGCCGCCGGCGAGCTCCACGCCCGCGCCGTTGGAGACGATGATCGACTGCACCTCGCCGATTGCGCCGGAGCGGATGTACTCCATTGCCTTGTGGTAGTGCGTGATGTTGCGGTCCAGGTCGCCGACGGCCAGCTTCACATTGTTCTTGCGGCAGACTTCAACCATGCGGTCGGCGTCGGCGAGCGATGCGGCCATGGGCTTCTCGCACTGGATTGCCTTGACACCCATCTCCGCGCAGCCGATGACCACGGAAGGGTTGGGGCTAACCGGCAGGATCGCCAGGACTATGTCGATCTTCTCCTTTTGAAGCATCTCCTGGTAGGAGGAGTAGCCGGGGCAGTTGAAGCGCTTCGTGAAGATATCGAGGTTTTCTTTGTCGGGGTCTGCGCCCGCAACCACCTTCGCTAGCGGGTTAGTGTCGAACGAGCGGGCGTGGACGGTGCCCTTGCGGCCGCATCCTACGACGCCGACTCGGTATTTGAAGCTCTTGTCTGCCACTGCCTTGCTCCTTGGGACTACTCGGAGATCACCGGGGATTGTACCACCATGCGCCGAAGAAATTACAAATTACGAATTACAAATTATGAGTTGAGCTGCTGGGCACCGTCTCGCGAATGGTGAATTTAGAATAGTGAATAGTGAATTGAACAGCCGGATTGCCTCCGTTCCATAATTCAC
Proteins encoded in this window:
- a CDS encoding Gfo/Idh/MocA family oxidoreductase, whose amino-acid sequence is MSSAHGGTIPGDLRVVPRSKAVADKSFKYRVGVVGCGRKGTVHARSFDTNPLAKVVAGADPDKENLDIFTKRFNCPGYSSYQEMLQKEKIDIVLAILPVSPNPSVVIGCAEMGVKAIQCEKPMAASLADADRMVEVCRKNNVKLAVGDLDRNITHYHKAMEYIRSGAIGEVQSIIVSNGAGVELAGGGIQQFSLARLFAGDVDAAWAIGWVNGDPNTELDMGGSGIVRFVNGVEAFFTKESTAKYGYEVLCTKGTFYADGQRAYLWKTKEGAHRRSGNYVEPVEGVLPTIGLYENRGTYDAEGWRYFPRNNDTAASLVEALDKGIEPRANGDNGRKALELAIAFRESARLGHVPVRLPLPNRNIRMVPAPTRMGNKKESKEASGYMISLMSIKK